The following are from one region of the Eubacterium sp. MSJ-33 genome:
- a CDS encoding 23S rRNA (pseudouridine(1915)-N(3))-methyltransferase RlmH codes for MEILIHIEKKKLDIEYAKAVAEYVKRLSAFCRVKCIYYKDFSRLALSASSACFLVVPGKDTISSEEFASKIEQIGLSGISRIEFIIQKKSFDVLSDNNGADSTGRSDFPSFSLSGFTMSPDLTTVVLTEQLYRAYTILNHITYHK; via the coding sequence ATGGAAATTTTGATACATATCGAAAAAAAGAAATTAGATATCGAGTATGCAAAAGCAGTTGCGGAGTATGTCAAACGGCTCTCCGCTTTTTGTCGTGTCAAATGTATCTATTATAAAGATTTTTCCAGACTCGCACTGTCTGCTTCATCTGCCTGCTTCCTTGTAGTGCCGGGAAAAGACACGATTTCTTCGGAAGAGTTTGCTTCCAAAATCGAGCAGATCGGTCTGTCCGGTATCTCCAGAATCGAGTTTATAATCCAAAAAAAATCCTTTGATGTTTTATCTGATAATAATGGGGCAGATTCCACCGGGCGCTCTGATTTTCCATCATTTTCACTTTCCGGATTTACGATGTCTCCGGATCTCACCACAGTTGTCCTGACAGAGCAGCTCTACCGTGCCTATACTATCTTGAACCATATTACATACCACAAATAG
- a CDS encoding Cof-type HAD-IIB family hydrolase produces the protein MTEKKILVLDIDGTLVNSKKEITPETLKYLKMIQEQGHVVALASGRPFPGLKQYSDAIGLAEYGGYALSFNGGKVISCATQEVIYTKAIPNRYAKILYEFAKKRHIGMVTYKDNQVITGTDTDGYMEFEARLNHMELRQVDDFLGFVDFDMIKCLMTAEPEMAEQYEKELSELVSPDLNVFRSEPYFIEITVNGVDKAESIARLLEHIGMTREQCICCGDGFNDKTMVEYAGIGVAMGNAQQVVKDVADYVTATCDEDGVVEVIKKFVL, from the coding sequence ATGACAGAGAAAAAGATTTTGGTATTGGATATTGATGGAACACTGGTGAACTCGAAGAAGGAGATTACTCCGGAGACACTCAAATACTTAAAGATGATACAGGAGCAGGGACATGTTGTTGCACTGGCTTCCGGAAGACCGTTTCCGGGATTAAAACAGTATTCCGATGCGATAGGACTTGCGGAATATGGTGGTTATGCTTTGAGCTTTAATGGTGGAAAGGTGATTTCATGTGCCACGCAGGAAGTAATCTATACAAAGGCAATTCCGAACCGTTATGCAAAGATTCTCTATGAATTTGCGAAAAAACGCCATATTGGAATGGTAACATACAAAGACAATCAAGTGATTACCGGAACAGATACAGATGGATATATGGAATTTGAGGCAAGACTGAATCATATGGAATTGCGGCAGGTGGATGATTTTCTTGGATTTGTTGATTTTGACATGATCAAATGTCTGATGACGGCGGAACCGGAAATGGCTGAACAATATGAGAAGGAACTGTCGGAACTGGTATCTCCGGATCTGAATGTATTCCGTTCGGAACCATATTTTATAGAGATTACGGTAAATGGTGTGGATAAGGCGGAATCAATTGCCAGATTGTTAGAGCATATTGGTATGACACGTGAACAGTGTATCTGCTGCGGGGATGGCTTCAATGATAAAACGATGGTGGAGTATGCAGGTATCGGTGTCGCTATGGGAAATGCGCAGCAGGTTGTAAAGGATGTGGCGGATTACGTGACGGCAACCTGTGACGAAGACGGTGTAGTTGAAGTAATCAAGAAGTTTGTATTATAG
- a CDS encoding PEP-utilizing enzyme: MKEYLISTKADTLADLREIVKHSYIEELSIVYASEYFTNPAGVLAAIKEQFTGEKIVVRSSSKSEDNMETSNAGHFESVLDVDASNDEAIAQAIDKVYQSYVEGTFTDEAKQKLMDAQEEVLVQKQTEHVKISGVVFTRDIIYNRPYYMVTYDDNGSTDSVTSGVRGKTKWIAKNASREFLEYEFVDLITAIKEIEAIYDYVSALDIEFAILEDGTVVIFQVRPLAAALKIIAPMTDREFKDTKALAKCMYLDTFHILSDMAFWNPAEIIGSNPRPLDYSLYRELITAHIWSAGLQPLGYQPVRGELMQKVGNKPYISVNYTFDGLTPAGLPEDLCYKLNQYYEQKLRQDKTAHDKIEFEIIFNTYDFMTDTRLKELTEYGFSDAEISQLRNALFEIARQTLEHYDEICEEDLRSLGQLTELRHELRTHTPLAETNVMKLYSYIDELLDSIKDHGTPQFTRQARCAFMARSFCRTLVEKGYFSKQEMDDFMLSIPTVASEFERDFDLYSHGKMSREDFNHLYGHLRLGTYDIRSDSYRNIYFDVATANLKGNNKVKQEAKSLDENKLQIALDEAGIPITPEKFIDFIKRATQNREYFKFEFTKSLSLMLDVIVKLGEVMAIAREDMSYLEIQDLLSYHSRDSYIQTIETRRRFYHVNSYLVLPEVIFDVGDIDVIDIDEARPNFITNKVVEAPIVNLDEDHDSDITGKIVVLTKADPGYDWIFAKDIAGFVTKYGGAASHMAIRCAEFGIPAAIGCGEKIYQRIHRMQVMQLDCENGRITEKTSQ, translated from the coding sequence ATGAAGGAATATTTAATATCAACCAAAGCTGATACTTTGGCTGATCTGCGGGAAATAGTAAAACATTCTTATATTGAAGAACTGAGTATTGTCTATGCGTCGGAGTATTTTACGAATCCGGCTGGGGTGCTTGCTGCAATTAAAGAGCAGTTCACAGGAGAAAAAATTGTAGTTCGCAGTTCTTCGAAGAGTGAAGATAATATGGAGACAAGCAATGCCGGACATTTTGAGAGTGTGCTGGATGTAGATGCTTCGAATGATGAGGCGATTGCACAGGCGATTGATAAGGTATATCAGTCTTACGTGGAAGGCACATTCACAGATGAGGCAAAGCAGAAGCTGATGGATGCGCAGGAAGAGGTGCTTGTTCAGAAGCAGACAGAGCACGTGAAGATTTCGGGCGTTGTCTTTACAAGAGACATCATTTATAACCGTCCGTATTACATGGTGACATATGATGATAATGGAAGTACAGATTCTGTGACAAGCGGCGTACGGGGAAAGACGAAATGGATTGCGAAAAATGCGTCCAGAGAGTTTCTGGAGTATGAATTTGTGGATCTGATCACAGCGATCAAGGAGATCGAGGCAATCTATGATTATGTGTCGGCACTGGACATAGAGTTTGCAATTCTGGAAGATGGAACGGTTGTTATTTTCCAGGTGCGTCCGCTTGCGGCTGCGCTGAAGATCATTGCTCCTATGACAGACCGGGAGTTTAAGGATACAAAGGCACTTGCCAAATGCATGTATCTGGATACCTTTCATATTCTTTCAGATATGGCATTCTGGAATCCGGCGGAGATCATCGGAAGTAATCCGAGACCACTTGATTATTCTCTGTACCGAGAGCTTATCACGGCTCATATCTGGTCGGCAGGATTGCAACCGCTCGGGTATCAGCCAGTGCGTGGCGAACTGATGCAGAAGGTAGGAAATAAACCGTATATTTCGGTGAATTATACATTTGATGGGCTGACACCTGCGGGACTGCCGGAGGATCTGTGCTATAAGCTTAACCAGTATTATGAGCAGAAGTTAAGACAGGATAAAACGGCACATGATAAGATTGAATTTGAGATTATCTTTAACACGTATGATTTCATGACGGATACACGTCTGAAAGAGCTTACAGAATATGGATTCAGTGATGCGGAGATATCGCAGCTTCGCAATGCATTGTTTGAGATTGCGAGACAGACATTGGAGCATTATGATGAAATCTGCGAGGAAGATCTGCGTTCTCTTGGGCAGTTGACGGAGCTTCGCCATGAACTTCGTACCCATACACCGCTTGCAGAGACGAATGTCATGAAATTGTACAGCTATATTGATGAACTGCTTGATTCCATCAAGGATCATGGAACACCGCAGTTTACAAGACAGGCACGTTGTGCGTTTATGGCACGCAGCTTTTGCCGGACACTTGTGGAAAAAGGATATTTTTCAAAACAGGAAATGGATGATTTTATGTTGTCTATTCCAACCGTTGCATCTGAGTTTGAACGTGATTTTGATCTGTACAGTCATGGCAAGATGAGCCGGGAGGATTTCAATCATCTGTATGGACATCTGCGTCTTGGCACTTATGATATCCGTTCAGACAGCTACCGGAATATCTATTTTGATGTGGCAACTGCGAATCTGAAGGGCAACAACAAAGTGAAACAGGAAGCGAAGAGTCTGGATGAGAACAAATTGCAGATCGCTTTGGATGAGGCAGGAATTCCTATAACACCGGAGAAGTTTATAGATTTTATCAAGCGGGCAACGCAGAACCGGGAATATTTCAAATTTGAATTCACGAAGTCTCTGTCGCTCATGCTGGATGTGATCGTGAAGCTTGGAGAGGTGATGGCGATTGCAAGAGAGGATATGTCGTATCTGGAGATTCAGGATCTACTGAGCTATCATAGCCGGGATTCTTATATTCAGACGATTGAGACACGGAGACGATTCTACCATGTGAATTCTTATCTTGTATTGCCGGAAGTAATCTTTGATGTCGGGGATATTGATGTGATCGACATTGATGAGGCAAGACCAAACTTTATCACGAACAAAGTGGTGGAAGCTCCGATTGTGAATCTGGATGAAGATCATGATTCTGATATCACAGGTAAGATCGTGGTTCTTACAAAAGCAGATCCGGGGTATGACTGGATATTTGCGAAGGATATCGCCGGCTTTGTGACGAAATACGGAGGTGCTGCTTCCCATATGGCAATCCGTTGTGCGGAGTTTGGTATTCCGGCGGCGATTGGCTGTGGGGAGAAGATCTATCAGCGGATTCACCGGATGCAGGTGATGCAGTTGGATTGTGAGAATGGAAGAATTACAGAAAAGACAAGTCAATAA
- a CDS encoding polymer-forming cytoskeletal protein, protein MGFFKDFKRDFAQAVNELMPDKDELGAEYDDEDMVNTFDENDQMDVAPEDLLENLDEIRIDKPEDTMPEVSENLEHFSNVETAEESGGSEETSVFDTVPEAEVIADDLELEPEPFSEDELNPKPDMEYLQAETVTEETEEPNAEPETGDDELKALDALDEENMLEHTDEALLTEPDTEEKQEELSSFLTADLGKAVEDTLAKQAEEELEAEKDQIQEDMTVETTTAMPEEKTDVNTLIEADTTYITKATVINGDLQTDGCIDLIGTVNGAVSCDGKLIVGGSITGDVQVGELYANAARIEGDVHVVDAAKIGVGTVVVGNVFAGSAVIAGAVKGDIDVQGPVIVDSTAVIMGNIKSKSVQINNGAVIEGMCSQCYSEIDVKSFFE, encoded by the coding sequence ATGGGATTTTTTAAAGATTTCAAGCGTGATTTTGCGCAGGCGGTCAATGAGCTTATGCCGGATAAAGATGAGCTTGGCGCAGAATACGACGATGAAGATATGGTAAATACATTCGATGAAAATGACCAGATGGATGTAGCGCCGGAAGATCTGCTCGAGAATCTGGATGAGATCCGGATTGACAAGCCGGAAGATACGATGCCGGAAGTGTCAGAAAATCTGGAACATTTTTCAAATGTAGAGACAGCAGAAGAATCTGGCGGCAGCGAAGAGACATCGGTGTTTGACACAGTTCCTGAAGCAGAAGTGATAGCAGATGATCTGGAACTGGAACCGGAGCCTTTTTCAGAAGATGAACTGAATCCAAAACCGGATATGGAATATCTGCAGGCAGAAACTGTAACAGAAGAAACAGAAGAGCCGAATGCAGAACCAGAAACGGGAGATGACGAATTAAAGGCACTGGATGCACTTGATGAAGAGAATATGCTGGAGCATACAGACGAAGCACTACTGACAGAGCCGGACACAGAGGAAAAACAGGAGGAACTGTCAAGTTTTCTGACTGCAGACCTTGGAAAAGCGGTCGAGGATACTTTGGCAAAGCAGGCGGAAGAAGAACTTGAAGCGGAGAAAGATCAGATACAGGAGGATATGACCGTGGAGACAACAACAGCAATGCCAGAAGAAAAGACAGATGTGAATACTTTGATAGAAGCAGACACGACGTATATTACGAAGGCGACTGTGATCAATGGCGATTTACAGACCGATGGATGCATTGATCTGATCGGAACAGTCAATGGAGCAGTAAGCTGTGATGGAAAACTGATCGTTGGCGGCTCAATTACAGGTGATGTACAGGTGGGTGAATTATATGCAAATGCAGCCCGTATTGAAGGTGATGTACATGTGGTTGATGCGGCAAAAATCGGAGTAGGAACTGTAGTGGTAGGAAACGTGTTTGCAGGTTCTGCTGTGATCGCAGGCGCAGTGAAAGGCGATATCGATGTGCAGGGACCGGTAATTGTGGATTCCACAGCCGTTATCATGGGAAATATAAAGTCAAAATCTGTACAGATCAACAATGGTGCTGTGATTGAAGGTATGTGTTCCCAGTGCTATTCAGAAATTGATGTTAAAAGCTTTTTTGAATAA
- the pyrH gene encoding UMP kinase — translation MKMDRILLKLSGEALAGEKHTGFDEAVVRDVAKQVKAICDKHIQVSIVIGGGNFWRGRTSDNMDRVKADQIGMLATVMNCIYAADAMRAEGLKTHIMTPFACGSMTELFNKDKAIEYLENGEVVFFAGGTGHPYFSTDTATVLMAIEVEADVILSAKAIDGVYDSDPKTNPNAKKYDTMPISEIVDKKLGVIDLAAAVLAMENKMPMMLFGLNDEGSIEKAVTGGFTGTTVTVE, via the coding sequence ATGAAGATGGACAGAATTTTATTAAAACTTTCCGGAGAGGCACTTGCCGGAGAAAAGCACACTGGATTTGATGAGGCAGTTGTCCGTGATGTTGCAAAGCAGGTGAAAGCAATCTGTGATAAGCATATTCAGGTAAGTATTGTCATTGGTGGAGGTAATTTCTGGAGGGGAAGAACATCTGACAATATGGATCGTGTGAAAGCGGATCAGATTGGTATGCTTGCAACTGTGATGAACTGTATCTATGCAGCAGATGCCATGCGTGCAGAAGGGTTGAAGACACATATCATGACACCGTTTGCCTGTGGCAGTATGACAGAACTCTTCAATAAGGATAAGGCAATTGAGTATCTGGAAAATGGGGAGGTCGTGTTCTTCGCAGGTGGAACCGGACATCCATATTTTTCAACAGATACAGCAACTGTGCTTATGGCGATTGAGGTTGAAGCAGATGTGATCCTGTCTGCAAAGGCGATTGATGGTGTCTATGACAGTGATCCAAAGACCAATCCCAACGCAAAGAAGTATGATACAATGCCGATATCAGAGATCGTGGATAAAAAGCTTGGTGTGATTGATCTTGCGGCAGCCGTACTTGCTATGGAGAACAAGATGCCGATGATGCTGTTTGGATTGAATGATGAAGGAAGCATCGAGAAGGCAGTAACTGGTGGATTTACAGGAACTACAGTGACAGTGGAATAG
- the frr gene encoding ribosome recycling factor, translating to MLAQYEEKMKKTIESLQKEYTTIRAGRANPHILDRITVLYYGAPTPLQQVANITVPEARTIMISPWESSLIKEIEKAIVCSDLGINPNNDGKNIIINFPELTEDRRKELAKDVKKKGENAKVAIRNIRRDANDALKKANKAAEMSDDELKGNEDKVQKMTDKYIAQVDQAIDEKTKEIMTV from the coding sequence ATGTTAGCACAGTATGAAGAGAAGATGAAGAAGACGATTGAGAGCCTGCAGAAGGAGTATACAACGATTCGTGCCGGACGTGCAAATCCGCATATTCTGGATCGTATCACAGTATTATATTATGGGGCACCAACACCATTACAGCAGGTTGCAAATATTACAGTTCCAGAGGCAAGAACAATCATGATCTCTCCATGGGAGTCCAGCCTGATCAAGGAAATTGAGAAAGCAATTGTATGTTCAGATCTTGGTATCAATCCAAACAACGATGGTAAGAACATTATCATTAATTTCCCGGAACTGACAGAGGATCGCAGAAAGGAACTTGCGAAGGATGTTAAGAAGAAGGGTGAGAATGCGAAGGTTGCAATCCGTAATATCCGTCGTGATGCAAACGATGCATTGAAGAAAGCAAACAAGGCAGCAGAAATGTCTGATGATGAACTCAAAGGTAATGAAGACAAAGTGCAGAAGATGACAGATAAGTACATCGCACAGGTTGATCAGGCAATCGACGAGAAAACAAAGGAAATTATGACTGTATAA
- a CDS encoding isoprenyl transferase, whose protein sequence is MKKIIDGEQLEIPTHVAIIMDGNGRWAKKRLLPRNMGHKQGAKVLEQICRDAADLGIRYLTVYAFSTENWKRSTEEVTGIMNLLRSYLSNCVERASKDGLRIRVIGDRSALDADIVEMLENAERETAKFDKLDFTIALNYGGRDELRRTMTKLAKQVQDGTLAPEDITEDVISDNLDTADLPDPDLLIRTSGELRLSNYLVWQLAYAEFYFTDTLWPDFNKESLKEAIRYYNGRERRFGGVK, encoded by the coding sequence ATGAAGAAGATAATTGATGGCGAACAATTGGAAATACCGACCCATGTAGCAATCATTATGGATGGAAATGGAAGATGGGCAAAAAAACGTCTGCTTCCACGTAACATGGGACATAAGCAGGGAGCGAAGGTGTTGGAGCAGATCTGCCGGGATGCGGCGGATCTTGGAATCCGGTATCTGACAGTCTATGCTTTTTCAACGGAAAACTGGAAACGTTCCACAGAGGAAGTAACCGGTATCATGAATCTGCTGCGCAGCTACTTGTCAAATTGCGTAGAGCGCGCTTCGAAGGATGGGCTGCGTATCCGTGTGATAGGAGATCGGAGTGCACTTGATGCGGACATCGTGGAGATGCTGGAAAATGCAGAGCGTGAAACAGCGAAGTTTGATAAACTTGATTTCACGATTGCATTAAACTATGGTGGTAGAGATGAGCTTCGCCGTACGATGACGAAGCTTGCAAAGCAGGTACAGGATGGAACACTTGCACCGGAAGATATTACAGAAGATGTGATATCAGATAATCTGGATACGGCAGATCTGCCAGATCCGGATCTGCTGATCCGTACAAGTGGAGAACTGCGGCTTTCGAATTATCTTGTCTGGCAGCTTGCGTATGCAGAATTTTATTTCACGGATACCTTGTGGCCGGATTTTAACAAGGAATCCTTAAAAGAAGCAATCCGGTATTATAATGGCAGAGAGCGAAGATTTGGTGGAGTGAAATAA
- a CDS encoding phosphatidate cytidylyltransferase yields the protein MFKTRFLSGAVLTLLTIGILYLGGYVTGVAVMLLSLGGVFELMRVYKQEKSAMAVLAYAMTVAYYCFLFFHLEKYLLPLMILYVLLVLAVYVITYPKYTDKDAMIALLAFFYVSLLLSFLYQVRILKYGGALVVMVYICSWINDTFAYCVGVKFGKHKMSPKLSPKKSVEGLLGGILGSALIGGLYGIFFNAKVYELPKAPLIFAVAGAIGAGFAVIGDLTASAIKRNNDIKDYGKLIPGHGGIMDRFDSIIFTAPIVYYCFSIMIGNLGGAM from the coding sequence ATGTTTAAAACACGTTTTTTGAGCGGTGCAGTTTTAACATTGCTCACAATTGGAATTTTATATTTGGGCGGTTATGTGACAGGCGTGGCAGTTATGCTGCTGAGTCTTGGAGGCGTATTCGAATTGATGCGCGTGTACAAGCAGGAGAAGTCGGCGATGGCAGTGCTTGCCTATGCTATGACGGTAGCATATTACTGTTTCCTGTTTTTCCATTTGGAAAAATACCTTCTTCCGCTTATGATTTTGTACGTGTTACTGGTTCTTGCGGTCTATGTAATTACATATCCAAAATACACAGATAAAGATGCGATGATTGCGTTATTGGCATTTTTCTATGTATCTTTGCTTTTATCGTTCCTGTATCAGGTTCGTATTTTGAAGTATGGTGGAGCATTGGTCGTTATGGTATATATCTGTTCTTGGATTAACGATACATTTGCCTACTGTGTCGGTGTCAAATTCGGTAAACACAAGATGTCACCGAAGCTCAGTCCGAAGAAAAGTGTGGAAGGTCTGCTGGGCGGTATTCTCGGTTCAGCACTGATTGGTGGGTTATATGGTATATTCTTCAATGCGAAGGTATATGAATTACCAAAAGCACCACTTATTTTTGCTGTGGCAGGTGCGATCGGCGCTGGATTCGCGGTCATTGGAGACCTGACAGCGTCAGCAATCAAGAGAAATAATGACATTAAGGATTACGGAAAACTGATCCCGGGACATGGCGGTATCATGGACCGGTTTGACAGTATTATATTTACAGCACCAATCGTATATTATTGTTTTTCTATCATGATTGGTAATCTAGGAGGCGCAATGTGA
- a CDS encoding 1-deoxy-D-xylulose-5-phosphate reductoisomerase, producing the protein MRTIAIIGSTGSIGTQTLDVVRANADIQVGALSAGNNIELLEKQVREFKPALVSVQSEDRANELRVALSDFNCKIVYGMEGLIAVATYEPAELVVTAIVGMIGIRPTIEAIKAGKDIALANKETLVTAGHLIMNLAEEYHVRILPVDSEHSAIFQCLHGETGNKIAKLLITASGGPFLGKTREELKDVTVEDALKHPNWSMGRKITIDSATLVNKGLEVIEARWLFDVAPEDIEVVVQPQSIIHSMVEFEDGAIKAQLGTADMRLPIQYALYYPERRYLSGDRLDFSKICGILTSKPDRETFKGLDFAYSAIKTGGSMPTVLNAANECAVAKFLNKDIKFLQIYDIIEACMGAHTVIAEPNLDEILETERWVYDYIKKKFD; encoded by the coding sequence GTGAGAACAATCGCGATAATCGGCTCCACCGGTTCGATCGGTACACAGACATTGGATGTTGTACGTGCGAATGCGGATATTCAGGTAGGAGCTTTGTCAGCAGGAAATAATATAGAATTACTGGAGAAACAGGTGCGGGAATTTAAACCGGCACTCGTCAGTGTACAAAGTGAAGACAGGGCAAACGAATTACGGGTTGCCTTGTCTGATTTTAATTGTAAGATCGTTTATGGCATGGAAGGCCTGATTGCAGTTGCTACATACGAACCAGCAGAACTGGTTGTGACGGCGATTGTGGGTATGATTGGAATCCGACCAACGATTGAAGCAATCAAAGCAGGAAAGGACATTGCACTTGCAAACAAGGAAACACTTGTGACAGCGGGACATCTGATCATGAATCTGGCGGAGGAATATCATGTGCGGATTCTCCCGGTAGACAGTGAGCATTCGGCAATCTTCCAGTGTCTGCACGGAGAGACAGGAAACAAGATTGCAAAGCTTCTGATTACCGCATCTGGCGGTCCGTTCCTTGGAAAGACGAGAGAAGAGTTAAAAGATGTCACGGTAGAGGATGCGCTGAAGCATCCAAACTGGTCGATGGGAAGAAAGATTACGATCGACTCTGCTACACTGGTGAACAAGGGACTCGAAGTGATTGAAGCACGCTGGCTGTTTGACGTGGCACCGGAGGATATTGAGGTTGTAGTGCAGCCACAGAGTATTATTCATTCGATGGTAGAGTTCGAGGATGGTGCAATCAAGGCACAGCTCGGCACGGCGGATATGAGGCTTCCAATCCAGTATGCCTTGTATTATCCGGAACGAAGATATTTATCCGGTGATCGGCTTGATTTTTCAAAAATATGTGGAATACTTACAAGTAAACCGGATCGTGAAACGTTTAAAGGTCTGGATTTCGCATATTCCGCAATTAAGACGGGTGGATCTATGCCTACAGTATTAAATGCAGCAAATGAATGTGCTGTTGCAAAGTTCTTGAACAAGGACATAAAATTTTTACAAATTTATGATATAATCGAAGCTTGTATGGGAGCACATACGGTAATCGCAGAACCAAATCTCGATGAAATTTTGGAGACCGAACGTTGGGTATATGATTACATAAAAAAGAAATTTGATTAA
- a CDS encoding M50 family metallopeptidase, with protein sequence MNIILIILVFGVIVFFHEFGHFIVAKMNKIAVMEFSIGMGPAIFSVQKKETKYSLRLLPIGGYCMMMGEDGESEDENAFNNKPLLARILVIAAGPIFNFILAFIFSIVLIHFTGCDPATLTTVVEHSAAEDAGIVVGDTVTAINGKHIYNYREILLYMMSEDASKPVTLSIEHADGTKDSVVVTPKVDKEGNYKLGVAGGYIASSGFGNDLKYAGLELRYWMKATVTGLRMIVTGGVKNGDIMGPVGVGNAMNDVIEEAKDVSTTRKEAVINVLLNLMNWSILLSVNLGIMNLLPIPALDGGRLLFLFIEGIRRKKIPADKEAIVNAIGFVLLMVLMVVVFFNDIKNAFF encoded by the coding sequence ATGAATATCATTTTGATCATATTAGTGTTTGGCGTGATTGTGTTTTTCCACGAGTTCGGACACTTTATTGTTGCAAAGATGAATAAGATTGCAGTGATGGAATTTTCCATTGGCATGGGACCGGCCATTTTTTCTGTACAGAAAAAGGAAACGAAGTATTCTCTGCGTTTGCTGCCGATTGGCGGATACTGCATGATGATGGGGGAAGATGGTGAGAGCGAGGATGAGAATGCATTCAACAACAAACCGTTGCTGGCACGTATTCTGGTGATCGCGGCTGGACCGATATTTAACTTTATTCTTGCATTTATTTTTTCAATTGTGCTGATTCATTTTACGGGCTGTGATCCTGCAACACTTACTACAGTTGTGGAACATTCTGCAGCAGAAGATGCAGGGATTGTAGTCGGAGACACAGTGACTGCTATCAATGGAAAACATATCTATAATTACCGTGAGATTTTGCTTTACATGATGTCGGAAGATGCATCGAAACCGGTGACACTTTCCATCGAACATGCGGATGGCACGAAAGACTCGGTCGTTGTAACACCAAAGGTTGACAAGGAAGGCAATTATAAGCTCGGCGTAGCCGGAGGCTATATTGCGTCATCTGGTTTTGGCAATGATTTGAAATACGCAGGGCTGGAACTTCGGTACTGGATGAAAGCAACAGTGACAGGACTTCGGATGATCGTGACTGGTGGTGTGAAAAATGGGGATATCATGGGACCGGTTGGCGTCGGAAATGCTATGAACGATGTGATTGAGGAAGCAAAGGATGTCAGCACAACACGGAAAGAGGCAGTGATCAATGTATTGCTGAATCTGATGAACTGGAGCATCCTGTTGAGTGTGAATCTGGGAATTATGAATCTGCTCCCGATTCCGGCACTGGATGGAGGACGATTGCTGTTCTTGTTTATCGAGGGAATCAGACGTAAGAAGATTCCGGCAGACAAGGAAGCGATTGTCAATGCGATCGGGTTTGTACTTTTGATGGTGTTGATGGTAGTTGTGTTCTTCAATGATATTAAGAACGCATTTTTCTAG